The Mytilus galloprovincialis chromosome 3, xbMytGall1.hap1.1, whole genome shotgun sequence genomic interval tcaggggcagcaacccaacaacggaatgtccgattcatctgaaaatttcagggcagatagatcttgacctgatgaacaatattactcctgtcagatttgctctaaatgctttggtttttgagttattaagccaaaaactgcattttacccctatgttctatttttagccatggcggccatcttggttggttgggcggggcaccggacacattttttaaactaaataccccaatgatgattatggccaagtttggttaaatttggcccagtagtttcagagaagatttttgtaaaagttaacgcaggacgacgacggacgacggacgcaaagtgatgggaaaagttaacttggccctttgggccagttgAGCTAAAAAGTGCAGAAATAATTTGAATAGCAGTGTTGTATAGAAACAAATTTGTTGTTGTAATATCGAAGTATTTGTACGGTAATGACATTTTCAGGATCAACTGATCTAGTAACAAAAATAACATAACTTTTTTCAAGCGCTGATTGTGATTGAGTAATAAGAGGTATTGACAAACAACTGTCCACACAACACTATACAGAGAATTAAAGATAAAGCAGCTTTGTCAACATGACAATACTGTAGGAGAagtatggaacgccggaactgtcttatagtgtaaatatttaatgtgttttgtcgatGATTTGCTTTACGTCATGTCATTTATTCTTTATGCTATGAGCAGATGCCTTTATTTCCTGACACGGCAtctctttgttttaaaattagtaatttgtttggtcaaacaattgtatgatatgtcattgctaaactttgttgtgtaaaatatgcattacattatgctgtaactactatatattatattctgtgaatacttcgaaactttatgatcaaccacctctacattctctcatattttatctatgctgtgtctattcttcttttacgtaagtcagttaataattgcgtcctgtctcaagtgttattgttgtgtcaaatgttctaaaggttttgttttgatacaactttgttctatgtaaatctcatgatattatagtattttggcgttatgttgtgtttatacatatgtatctccagtgaaaaacacaaaacatcatggtataattcatatgcgttttgccgaacaattgatactctctgtgagcattcattacgtcatgtgcaaatgccttttacattatgtgcaaacaactaatacgttttgtgcaaacctcgtttaccttatgtgcacaCATCGTTcgacaaatcaatgaatgtgtttgttgatgtttttgtgttctgttgaattgtcccttttaaaattgttatacgatgatgactgatgtacccatattttgactatttatttattgtgtctgtttagttaacgcatcaatgtaaatataacggaatttgatgagactgtcatcaaagtgagagggttagcaatataaaaccaggtttaatccaccattttctacatttgaaaatgcctgatcaaagtcaggaatatgacagttgtccattcgttttttatgtgttttgtcatttgattttgtgatGTGATTAGGggctttccgatttgattttcctctgagttcagtatttttgtgattttacttttcaataatGGACTGACAAATAAAGATGGCGTTACTTCATCCTACTATTAATCTATTTTGCCTTTTCCAATTCATAGGCCTCGtcttgaaaggagtaggtccggtaaggaccgattttggcctcaaatttcaggttcatctgacgaaagattttgaccactttttaaacacttaagtgtctattttatttgaattaattagtttatgtgaaagattttaacagatttagtcattaaaaacgaaccgattcaagctcaaatatgaaaaatctacctaatatgccgaaaaatgtcacttttcagatggtgtttggtaaaaatgaatgtggccgcatccgtgttcatcctcaacctttatatatgttatgtattatcataaaatacaacatacatttcaatattaaggatgaacacgaatgcggccactttcgttttacacgaaaaccgtctaaaatttaactaaaatgctagaattatgaggatttcagtaatttagcatgacttaatggtgctagtaccggatatatgtgcattgtattgtcaaaaacaagcccatatttatgtagcagaagcattgtactgtccaataaataactaaaggtttacattttaacaattttgtaaaacttctatattttggggccaaaaaggggtcttactgaacctactcctttggcaAGTGGTCAAGGTACATATGTACTTATTAATGGTTAAAGACTCACGGTATGCTGATGTTTTGTTCTTTTCatcttgtttttttctgttatttttttatctttaccaAAAAGTCTCTTTTTATTCATTCTAGtaagttttaaaaataagttaaaaatttatTGGTTCTATGAAAAACTCTTATTTTTAAAGTGTATTCGTGTGCTTACTAATAGATTTGATAACTCTGTATATTCAAGTGAAGGTACAATGTTATATGTTGACCTTTTTCAGTTTAAAACACATATGATAGGTCACCTTCTTTGGTTTTAAAACCTCTACACAAACAGATGTTGAAACTCTTTATCTCAGTtgttctaaaaattaaaaaaaatgaactgcTTTTCATTTGATAATTATGGCAATGTTACTTTGTATAACATGTTTGTTTTGCACCACATTCTTCTCGCAAGATTTTAAAGTTCGATATTGTTTAAGTTATAAATGTTCTTTTCTacataaataatggtttaaattCTTCTATAGATCACAGAAGTACAATTAGAAACAGTAGTACATGTACACGAATCAAACTTGAAAACAGTAAGTAATAttcaaaattctaagttttattttaataaggATCTTGTGAATTTTGTAGCACGTTGGGACTGTTTCTGTTACTATGGTGCATATGATAGTCCTCAATACTGACCTACAAATGAAAAAACAGAAACTTGTAAATATAAGGAATATGACGACCAAATTAAACTATTAATGTTAAGTACAATAATGTGAATGTTATTGTTAGTAACTTGTTTAAATTAATTCTGATATTAAtaagaataaaacataaaatgcatGCTTGCATCATGCATGCTTGCAACATGCATGCTTGCAATTTTCATTGACATGACATTTGTTAAatgatttgaaattaaacaattaCTGATATTTACCATATTTTCCTTTTCCAATGCTGACAACACCATGTCCTTTTCCGTATCCTCCGCCAATACCGTATCCTTTTCCAATACTGACAACACCATGTCCTTTTCCGTATCCTCCGCCAATACCGTATCCTTTTCCAATACTGACCAAACCATGTCCTGAACCGAATCCGTTTCCGAATCCTTGTCCACCTCCGATACCGTATCCTTGTCCACCGTATCCTCCGCTAATACCGTATCCTTTTCCGTATCCTCCGCCAATACCGTATCCTTGTCCACCATATCCTCCGCCAATACCGTATCCGTTATCAATACTGATCAGACCATGTCCTTCACCGTATCCGTTTCCCCAGCTTTCTTCGATATCAAAGTCATTTCCATATCCGATATTTCCATGGCCATATCCGCCAAATCCAAGATCTGATCCGTATCCGCCATTATAACCCTGGTCGAGACCTCCGTAGTTCTGTCCGAACCCACTATATCCTCCTTTTCCGTATCCTCCAAAGTTCTGTCCGTATCCCCCGTGGATTTCAATTCCATGTCCATATCCACTGCTGTATCCGTATCCAAAAGCCATTGAGGCACAGAGAGCAAGAGCAACTAATCTCAGCATGGTGTATGTTCTgtcaaatgtagaaataaaagTGAAATGATCTAGCAAAGCTGAAAGTATTTTATgatgatgattttaattttattttcaatttagaaaatatcaaatatcaattattaatgcTATCATTTTTCCTATCATTAATGCTTTATTTATTGTGTTTGGGTTTTAATGTAGCcgaagttttgtttttatttttcgcATTATATATTAATGTGGTTAAGAATTAAAGTCTCAAACAGTTCTTACGTTGTTTCGCTTAAGTTCGTTGCAGTTGAACTCGACATTCCATATCAGCAAAATCTATAAGAATAAGCATTCCAGGAACTTCTTATATAAATTGTAATATTCAGTGTAATTAGGAACCCATCATGAACATTTTTCTGTACACCGTACTTTTTTGTTAATCTTTTTCTTTACGGAAGCATAACAGACAGTGATGTAAATAAAAGATGCAATTGCCagttgcagttttttttttttataattttgacttaAAATCAGAAAATCAGAGCTCTATATGTGTTCTATACAAATGTAACACTATTATGTCATATTAATGAATTAGGTAAGTTAATACGCATGTAAGTTAGTGTAAAAACagtcaaaaaaaatatatacaggaATGAACTTACTGTTGTTGTGGGATGTtttcttcaaatgttttaaatggtCACCGACACTAGAATAGACCGTTCGTTAGGTTTATATAGTGTTTTACAGATTTGGTATGACAATTATTTATTATGACATATAACCGTCAACATGGACAGTAAATGGGGTATATTATACAACATTTACATAGAAACAACACATATATCACTTATTACATCACGGAGACTAGCAGATTTCACAACTTTATTGCTGAGCACATGGTATTTGACGAAACAAATACCACCAGAAGCATGTAATGGTCTGTTGTAgactgttttattattatttttgttatcgatgctttataaagcaaaacataaattaaataaaaacaatatgtacTGTAATTACCAAACTTGAAATAATACGATATTGTAAATAGTTCAAACTTATCgcgttttaaataataaaaaaatctagttTCATTACGGAAGTTATTTAGACCCCCTACATACTCGAAATCGAAGACTTTATTAACAAGTTCGAGTTTTTACTTCATTACTTCCTTTTTTCTACTTGAATAATAaactcaaattttacaattattacgTATATAAATTAGTTCTGATTTTGACGaattcattgtatatatatataaaagatcgaaagtttCGCCTACTATACGAGGGAGGGGGCTTTGTTTTTTGCTTGGGACAGATATATTGTGTCACTAAACAAAACTCAgattaattaaaaaccaattgaaggtctttccaccagttaatatctattttgatattaaattattaaaaatcagtctaaaatgtcagttcatatggctttatggtgtatagatatgaatttaaactaaaggtcaaaatctagaacgtcaaattaacctatgaccttgacctcaatttcaaggtcacaaactgaggatctcaaatcaaaagaccctaggtctctaatatgtatggttaataagttatatcactttacacataattttagattagataggggcaaaaactcccattcattgtctacgcaccctttcaactaaaattattaagttacgacatgtcgcaactaacaatttagtcaaaataatttgtcgatatcttatacggtttctggaaatgagtggaaataagcctaattcaaaaattagaatttgaccttgacctttgaccttgacctaattttcatttttttggaccaaggacctcaaatcaaaatatcctaggtctctatcacttatggtgttccagtttaaaatacatttcaaaatttcaaatacaaaaggggaaataactctcatatggaacaTTCATATTGCTTCgatcgaaattggacaaatcatgcgaaggatataacgagcaattttataaaataaatttgtcgtaatcttttacggttgcgaaggagttgtgatcacaaggaaaacagtgtttggggagataactcctacaaagaaaagtattggg includes:
- the LOC143068201 gene encoding uncharacterized protein LOC143068201 isoform X2, with the translated sequence MSSSTATNLSETTTYTMLRLVALALCASMAFGYGYSSGYGHGIEIHGGYGQNFGGYGKGGYSGFGQNYGGLDQGYNGGYGSDLGFGGYGHGNIGYGNDFDIEESWGNGYGEGHGLISIDNGYGIGGGYGGQGYGISGGYGGQGYGIGGGQGFGNGFGSGHGLVSIGKGYGIGGGYGKGHGVVSIGKGYGIGGGYGKGHGVVSIGKGKYGQY
- the LOC143068201 gene encoding uncharacterized protein LOC143068201 isoform X3 → MLRLVALALCASMAFGYGYSSGYGHGIEIHGGYGQNFGGYGKGGYSGFGQNYGGLDQGYNGGYGSDLGFGGYGHGNIGYGNDFDIEESWGNGYGEGHGLISIDNGYGIGGGYGGQGYGIGGGYGKGYGISGGYGGQGYGIGGGQGFGNGFGSGHGLVSIGKGYGIGGGYGKGHGVVSIGKGYGIGGGYGKGHGVVSIGKGKYGQY
- the LOC143068201 gene encoding uncharacterized protein LOC143068201 isoform X1, translated to MSSSTATNLSETTTYTMLRLVALALCASMAFGYGYSSGYGHGIEIHGGYGQNFGGYGKGGYSGFGQNYGGLDQGYNGGYGSDLGFGGYGHGNIGYGNDFDIEESWGNGYGEGHGLISIDNGYGIGGGYGGQGYGIGGGYGKGYGISGGYGGQGYGIGGGQGFGNGFGSGHGLVSIGKGYGIGGGYGKGHGVVSIGKGYGIGGGYGKGHGVVSIGKGKYGQY